The Acidobacteriota bacterium genome includes a region encoding these proteins:
- a CDS encoding DUF4007 family protein → MTEKRKRGHRQRLRDRFLSGDVESHSDEMLLELLLTFAIGRKDVKPLAEELIRVFGSLSKVLSASQDELAKVKGLGQSSVALLKVADFIATGAIRSVISKPPPAKMAAGATHQKLFQKLPNEEKPNPSSSNPQKKKQVESVSPSVAERKPESPENTNERSVSPPSSRPSKENTTSPKNTRRKFQVSNGYLLEFDQLARILHFLLENRQAKKINRKVLQEDTGLADRQVESLISIGAAMGLIKPGNQVLTPTGLLFAEHDIFIEKTGSLEWCHYVGAGSFRNLIWFEIFNHLLTQASAMTQEEWTERLRSDLAGKYGKRTISKGLYEEVRFVVDAYIEQNLKNLEILQRTSDECLYRRRYTQFSPLVISAMIYDFCAAKGTHLFQVSEMAATPGSPAMVFGLDAASFRQQIEGLHERGWLRYETTHNLDQIRLKPGLSALSFLSAHFEDREPREDSEQSPGGIFQ, encoded by the coding sequence ATGACGGAAAAAAGAAAAAGAGGACATAGGCAAAGACTCAGAGATCGCTTTTTGTCGGGCGATGTGGAGTCGCACTCTGACGAAATGTTGCTGGAACTGCTTCTCACCTTTGCCATCGGGCGCAAGGATGTCAAGCCGCTCGCTGAGGAGCTCATACGGGTTTTTGGCAGTCTCTCTAAGGTCCTGTCCGCCTCACAAGATGAACTTGCAAAGGTGAAAGGCTTAGGACAATCGTCGGTCGCTTTGCTCAAAGTGGCTGATTTCATTGCAACAGGAGCCATCAGATCTGTTATTTCAAAACCGCCTCCCGCCAAAATGGCAGCAGGAGCAACACATCAAAAGTTGTTTCAAAAATTGCCGAATGAAGAAAAACCGAACCCCTCGTCTTCCAATCCCCAAAAAAAGAAACAGGTGGAATCGGTAAGTCCCTCTGTCGCGGAGCGGAAACCGGAGTCTCCTGAAAATACAAATGAGCGTAGCGTGAGTCCACCCTCTTCAAGGCCTTCAAAGGAAAATACTACCTCTCCAAAAAACACTCGGCGTAAATTTCAGGTCAGCAACGGCTACCTCCTGGAGTTTGATCAACTTGCTCGGATTCTTCATTTCCTCCTTGAGAATCGACAGGCGAAGAAAATTAACCGCAAGGTTCTGCAAGAAGACACTGGGCTTGCGGATCGACAAGTTGAAAGCTTGATCAGCATTGGCGCGGCGATGGGATTGATTAAGCCGGGAAATCAGGTGTTGACGCCGACAGGATTACTCTTTGCAGAACATGATATTTTCATTGAAAAGACAGGATCACTGGAGTGGTGTCACTACGTCGGTGCCGGCTCTTTTCGCAATCTGATCTGGTTTGAAATATTCAATCACCTGCTGACTCAAGCATCGGCAATGACACAGGAAGAGTGGACTGAACGTCTCAGAAGCGATTTGGCAGGGAAATACGGCAAGAGGACAATCAGCAAGGGGCTTTACGAAGAGGTTCGTTTTGTTGTCGATGCCTACATTGAACAAAATCTTAAAAACTTAGAGATTTTGCAGCGTACGTCGGACGAATGCCTCTACCGTCGCCGTTACACACAATTTTCGCCTCTTGTAATAAGTGCCATGATTTATGATTTCTGTGCTGCAAAAGGCACCCATCTTTTCCAGGTTAGTGAGATGGCGGCAACACCTGGCTCCCCAGCCATGGTTTTCGGGCTTGATGCCGCATCGTTCCGGCAACAGATCGAAGGGCTTCACGAACGTGGCTGGCTGCGGTACGAAACCACCCACAACCTCGATCAAATTCGTCTCAAGCCGGGCCTCTCGGCGCTCAGTTTTTTGTCCGCCCATTTTGAAGACCGCGAGCCGCGTGAAGACAGCGAGCAATCACCGGGAGGCATTTTTCAATGA
- a CDS encoding HNH endonuclease gives MRIYAGVTDQDWFDYLRSQPGIDEVNFWQPSPSSEFRALSKGDLFLFKLHRSQRTENRDLIAGGGVFLYFTTFPISFAWENFGIQNGAGSYTEMHRRLIRYRRIQDNPHEDFQIGCIILTQPFFFDESLWFPAPEWSASIVRGKAKGYELDKEAGQFIWKNLQHAWQVHRIHDLDREAQRIEEERARFGKETMIKPRLGQASFRLQVTDAYRRACAITEEHSLPALEAAHIKPYTESGPHAVSNGLLLRSDFHRLFDRGYITITPEYRIEVSRRLKDEFENGRSYYPFDGRPVAHLPPNPIDHPSRNFLSWHNRNIFRE, from the coding sequence ATGAGGATTTATGCCGGCGTCACAGATCAGGATTGGTTCGATTATTTGCGCTCTCAGCCCGGCATCGACGAGGTCAACTTCTGGCAGCCATCGCCTAGTTCAGAATTTCGCGCCCTCAGCAAGGGGGACCTTTTCCTCTTCAAGCTGCATCGCAGCCAAAGAACAGAAAATCGTGATCTGATTGCAGGGGGCGGGGTCTTCCTCTATTTCACAACTTTTCCGATCTCTTTCGCATGGGAGAATTTTGGAATCCAAAACGGAGCGGGCTCATACACAGAAATGCACCGGCGGCTTATCCGATATCGAAGGATTCAGGATAATCCTCACGAAGATTTTCAGATCGGTTGTATCATTCTCACCCAACCGTTCTTTTTTGATGAGTCATTGTGGTTTCCTGCCCCCGAATGGAGCGCATCGATTGTTCGAGGCAAGGCAAAGGGCTACGAACTCGACAAGGAAGCCGGTCAGTTTATCTGGAAAAATCTTCAGCACGCATGGCAGGTCCACCGTATTCATGACCTTGATAGAGAAGCCCAACGGATCGAAGAAGAACGAGCCCGCTTTGGCAAGGAAACCATGATCAAGCCCCGCCTTGGTCAGGCATCATTTCGGTTACAGGTCACCGATGCCTATCGACGGGCCTGTGCGATTACCGAAGAGCATTCCTTGCCCGCCCTCGAAGCCGCTCATATCAAGCCCTACACCGAAAGCGGCCCCCACGCCGTTTCGAACGGCTTACTTCTCCGAAGCGATTTTCATCGTCTCTTCGACCGCGGCTACATCACGATTACGCCGGAATATAGAATCGAAGTCAGCCGCCGCCTCAAGGACGAATTTGAGAACGGCCGTTCATACTATCCGTTTGATGGTCGGCCTGTTGCTCATTTGCCGCCCAATCCCATCGATCATCCATCTCGAAATTTTCTTTCATGGCATAACAGAAACATATTTAGGGAATAG
- a CDS encoding AAA family ATPase — protein MITWLVPRQDLTLDQRRAVVMPPTLNRIVMGFAGSGKTQILIHRADHIARTCRIPPDRFRVFVFTNVVKQYIRSGFEFLEIPDETVSTFDMWCVTLYRSHIARSLPYLNGGFQPDFDLIRRTVLDLVGRKTSFRNSLEFVLVDEGQDLPPVVYDILRIVARHVTVFIDPQQRIFDDGADPSFIREKLGIEAPQVSLLGAYRNASYVADLAAHFIDDLLKRSQYLAQVGAEQRVRDRPLFFTAASTEQEMDRLAEIVRHRQVQNDRIGIIVARNHLLNSVAGALAERGVEVERAVSKNKDRAARGPCDFGNLVPKIATFHQAKGLTFDSVLLPRLTAAALAKFSLDTRRRLLFTGIARAAQWVYLSTVEGEEVAELAALDDAAAQGQLTVQRAEDWRGGVGVRRLVKKRRGREEDDGTGLLFGVGEEEGGVEVEDDGYTVL, from the coding sequence ATGATCACCTGGCTCGTCCCCCGGCAGGACCTGACGCTCGACCAGCGGCGCGCCGTCGTCATGCCCCCGACGCTCAACCGCATCGTCATGGGGTTCGCCGGTTCCGGGAAAACGCAGATCCTCATCCACCGCGCCGACCACATCGCCCGCACCTGCCGCATCCCGCCGGACCGCTTCCGCGTCTTCGTCTTCACGAACGTCGTCAAGCAGTACATCCGCTCCGGGTTCGAGTTTCTGGAGATTCCCGACGAGACGGTCAGCACCTTCGACATGTGGTGCGTCACCCTCTACAGGAGCCACATCGCCCGCAGCCTGCCCTACCTCAACGGCGGCTTCCAGCCGGACTTCGACCTCATCCGCCGCACGGTGCTCGACCTCGTCGGCCGCAAGACGTCCTTCCGCAACTCCCTGGAGTTCGTGCTCGTCGACGAGGGCCAGGACCTGCCGCCCGTCGTCTACGACATCCTCCGCATCGTCGCCCGCCACGTCACGGTCTTCATCGATCCCCAGCAGAGGATCTTCGACGACGGCGCCGACCCGTCGTTCATCCGTGAAAAGCTCGGCATCGAGGCCCCCCAGGTCTCGCTTCTCGGCGCCTACCGGAACGCCTCCTACGTGGCCGACCTGGCCGCCCACTTCATCGACGATCTCCTCAAGCGCTCCCAGTACCTGGCCCAGGTCGGGGCCGAGCAGCGGGTGCGGGACCGGCCGCTTTTCTTCACGGCCGCATCGACCGAACAGGAGATGGACCGGCTGGCCGAGATCGTCCGCCACCGCCAGGTCCAGAACGACCGCATCGGCATCATCGTCGCCCGAAACCACCTGCTGAACTCCGTGGCCGGAGCGCTCGCCGAACGCGGCGTCGAGGTCGAACGCGCCGTGTCCAAAAACAAGGACCGCGCCGCCCGCGGCCCCTGCGACTTCGGAAACCTTGTCCCCAAGATCGCGACCTTCCACCAGGCCAAGGGCCTGACCTTCGACAGCGTGCTCCTCCCTCGCCTGACCGCCGCGGCCCTGGCCAAGTTCTCCCTCGACACGCGCCGTCGCCTCCTGTTCACGGGCATCGCCCGCGCCGCCCAGTGGGTCTATCTCAGCACGGTCGAGGGCGAGGAGGTCGCTGAGCTTGCGGCGCTCGATGACGCCGCGGCCCAGGGCCAACTCACCGTCCAGAGGGCGGAGGACTGGAGAGGCGGTGTGGGAGTGAGGCGTCTGGTGAAGAAGCGGAGGGGGAGGGAGGAGGATGATGGCACAGGGCTGTTGTTTGGAGTGGGGGAGGAGGAAGGGGGAGTGGAGGTTGAGGATGATGGGTATACGGTGTTGTGA